The following coding sequences are from one Candidatus Zixiibacteriota bacterium window:
- a CDS encoding integrase core domain-containing protein has translation MTGALDMALGVRAATPGLICHSARRSQYGAEDVTAMITRFHLRGSMGRQGNCWDNAVVESFFGSFKTERVHGTYWATRTEARSAVVAWIEGWYNRERMHTSLNDLSPIEFEEQLEGKTI, from the coding sequence GTGACCGGTGCGTTGGACATGGCGCTGGGTGTGCGGGCGGCGACACCGGGTCTGATCTGTCACTCGGCTCGCAGGTCGCAGTACGGCGCCGAGGACGTCACGGCCATGATCACCCGTTTCCACCTGCGCGGCAGCATGGGCCGCCAGGGCAACTGCTGGGACAACGCGGTGGTGGAAAGCTTCTTCGGTTCGTTCAAGACCGAACGCGTGCACGGAACCTACTGGGCGACGCGAACCGAGGCCCGGAGCGCGGTCGTGGCATGGATCGAGGGCTGGTACAACCGGGAACGCATGCACACCAGCCTGAACGATCTCAGTCCGATTGAGTTTGAGGAGCAGTTGGAAGGGAAGACTATCTAA
- a CDS encoding radical SAM protein, with protein sequence MRKLRIGIIDLVSNSARPGLWARVMNANFASIMPQVVATWCEARGHEVSLTCYTGFEDLSHELPAKPDLVFIGAFTEAAQLAYALSQLFRSQGAITVLGGPHARCYPQDARQYFDYVLGFTDETVIGDVLRDCSRHRPLGMCLSASTQPVSLPGVRERWKFLEATLRKAPLIKIVPMIGSLGCPYTCNFCIDAGVPYQPVDAAVIKEDLHFLLTKLRRPHVGWHDPNFGVRFNDAMQTIEEAVPPDRIDFIAESSLSVLSEDHVRRLKRNGFKVLLPGIESWYELGEKSKTGGATGVEKVREVSEQVNMILRHVPYVQANFVLGLDSDAGEEPFELTKRFLDMTPGAFPAFSLLTAFGQAAVANLDYQRAGRVLSFPFHFLNNCRAINVRVKNYEWPDFYSHVIDVTCFACSSRMIARRFRVNGVGIPGWLNVIRALSSEGAGRIKYYRQVRHRLDHDRPFRAYFEQDTDELPPVYSDTIWRDLGPFWPLLPKGALHHDPNAYLKSVSVRASLPLQETPATNPREATSAALHQN encoded by the coding sequence GTGCGTAAGCTCCGAATCGGCATCATTGATCTCGTGTCCAACTCCGCCAGACCGGGGCTGTGGGCCCGGGTCATGAATGCCAACTTCGCCAGCATCATGCCCCAAGTGGTTGCCACCTGGTGCGAAGCCCGGGGTCACGAGGTCTCATTGACGTGCTATACGGGGTTTGAGGATCTCAGTCATGAGCTGCCGGCGAAACCCGATCTCGTTTTCATCGGGGCGTTCACCGAAGCGGCGCAACTGGCGTATGCGTTGAGCCAGTTGTTTAGATCCCAAGGCGCGATCACCGTCCTGGGTGGCCCCCACGCACGATGCTACCCCCAGGACGCCCGGCAGTACTTCGATTACGTTCTTGGCTTCACCGACGAGACGGTGATTGGCGACGTACTGCGGGATTGCTCACGGCATCGCCCGTTGGGGATGTGCCTGTCGGCGTCGACGCAGCCGGTCTCACTCCCCGGCGTTCGTGAACGGTGGAAATTCCTCGAAGCCACGCTGCGCAAGGCCCCGTTGATCAAGATCGTCCCGATGATCGGCAGCCTGGGATGCCCCTACACCTGCAATTTCTGCATCGACGCGGGGGTTCCCTACCAGCCGGTCGATGCCGCCGTCATCAAGGAAGACCTGCACTTCCTCCTCACGAAGCTACGGCGACCGCACGTCGGATGGCATGATCCGAACTTCGGCGTGCGGTTTAACGATGCCATGCAGACGATCGAAGAGGCCGTGCCGCCGGACCGGATCGACTTCATCGCCGAGAGCAGTCTCTCCGTCCTTTCCGAGGATCATGTGCGGCGCCTGAAACGAAACGGCTTCAAAGTGCTTCTGCCGGGGATAGAGTCGTGGTACGAACTCGGGGAGAAGTCGAAGACCGGTGGGGCAACCGGCGTGGAGAAGGTCAGGGAAGTCTCCGAGCAGGTCAACATGATCCTCCGGCACGTGCCCTACGTCCAAGCCAACTTCGTTCTCGGGTTGGACAGCGATGCGGGAGAGGAACCCTTCGAGCTGACCAAGAGATTCCTCGACATGACTCCCGGCGCGTTTCCCGCCTTCTCGTTGCTGACCGCCTTCGGACAGGCCGCGGTGGCCAATCTCGATTACCAGCGCGCCGGACGTGTACTGTCCTTCCCGTTCCACTTCCTCAACAACTGCCGCGCGATCAACGTGCGGGTGAAGAACTATGAGTGGCCGGACTTCTATTCCCATGTGATTGACGTGACCTGCTTCGCCTGCTCATCGCGGATGATCGCCAGGCGCTTTCGGGTGAATGGCGTGGGGATTCCCGGATGGCTGAATGTGATCCGTGCGCTCTCATCGGAAGGGGCAGGACGGATCAAATACTACCGTCAGGTTCGTCATCGCCTCGACCACGATCGCCCGTTCCGCGCCTATTTTGAACAGGACACAGATGAGCTCCCACCCGTCTACTCTGACACCATTTGGCGGGATCTCGGACCCTTCTGGCCCCTGTTGCCAAAGGGCGCGCTCCACCACGACCCCAATGCGTACCTGAAGTCGGTCAGTGTTCGGGCCTCCCTGCCGTTGCAGGAAACACCTGCGACGAATCCGAGGGAGGCGACCTCGGCCGCGCTTCATCAGAACTGA
- a CDS encoding cold-shock protein: protein MAEGTVKWFNDSKGYGFISQEGGKDVFVHHESIQAEGFRSLAEGDKVEFEVVQGPKGPQAANVRKR, encoded by the coding sequence AGGTACCGTCAAGTGGTTCAACGACAGCAAGGGTTACGGCTTCATCTCGCAGGAGGGCGGCAAGGACGTCTTCGTGCATCATGAGTCGATCCAGGCGGAAGGGTTCCGCAGTCTTGCTGAGGGGGATAAGGTGGAGTTCGAGGTCGTCCAAGGTCCGAAGGGACCGCAGGCCGCGAACGTGCGCAAGCGCTGA